From a region of the Pogona vitticeps strain Pit_001003342236 chromosome 7, PviZW2.1, whole genome shotgun sequence genome:
- the IZUMO4 gene encoding izumo sperm-egg fusion protein 4, translating to MGCHCPCLALVAVLILGPIPSSWSCLQCDPNFNLHFASYAPHLSRKSWGLGDVPAAGRRLRGWARDTVQELQLGVPAEIPMDKLQEIATQVYAKLDLLFKGHTYKSGLLPEILQSIFEEQVKMLRNGIIESKVKCERHCGINEYEAISCETCNKTKPICFGYNCE from the exons ATGGGTTGCCACTGCCCGTGCCTGGCCTTGGTGGCGGTGCTGATCCTGGGCCCGATCCCGTCTTCCTGGTCTTGCCTGCAGTGCGACCCTAATTTCAACCTTCACTTCGCCTCCTACGCCCCGCACTTGAGCCGCAAGTCCTGGGGGCTGGGGGACGTGCCGGCCGCGGGCCGGAGGCTGCGGGGCTGGGCCCGGGACACCGTCCAGGAGTTGCAGCTTGGGGTGCCGGCAGAGATCC cGATGGATAAACTGCAGGAGATAGCGACGCAAGTGTACGCCAAGCTGGACCTGTTGTTCAAAGGACACACGTACAAGTCGG GGCTTCTTCCGGAAATCCTACAGTCCATTTTCGAGGAACAAGTCAAAATGCTACGGAATGGCATCATCgaaa GCAAAGTGAAGTGTGAACGCCACTGTG GAATAAACGAGTATGAAGCGATCTCTTGTGAAACGTGCAACAAGACCAAACCAATTTGTTTTGGATATAATTGCGAGTAA
- the MOB3A gene encoding MOB kinase activator 3A: MSNPLKQVFNKDRTFRPKRKFEPGTQRFELHKKAQASLNAGLDLKLAVQLPPGEELNDWVAVHVVDFFNRINLIYGTVSDHCTEQSCPVMSGGPKYEYRWQDEKYRKPTALSAPKYVDLLMDWIEVQINNEDLFPTSVGTPFPKNFLQAVKKILSRLFRVFVHVYIHHFDRIAQMGSEAHVNTCYKHFYYFVKEFSLIDVKELEPLKEMTSRMCR, encoded by the exons ATGTCGAACCCTTTGAAGCAAGTGTTCAACAAGGACAGGACCTTCCGCCCGAAGCGGAAATTCGAACCCGGGACACAGCGCTTTGAGCTCCATAAAAAAGCCCAGGCGTCGCTCAACGCGGGCTTGGACTTGAAGCTCGCTGTCCAGTTGCCCCCTGGCGAGGAGCTGAACGACTGGGTGGCCGTCCACGTGGTGGATTTTTTCAACCGGATCAACCTCATCTACGGGACCGTCAGCGACCATTGTACAGAGCAGTCCTGCCCGGTTATGTCTGGGGGCCCCAAATACGAGTACCGCTGGCAGGACGAGAAGTACCGCAAGCCGACGGCCCTCTCCGCCCCCAAATACGTGGACCTCCTCATGGATTGGATCGAGGTCCAGATCAACAACGAAGACCTGTTTCCCACCAGCGTGG GCACCCCGTTTCCCAAAAACTTCCTCCAGGCGGTGAAAAAGATCCTGTCTCGTCTTTTCCGGGTCTTCGTCCATGTTTACATCCACCACTTTGACCGCATCGCCCAGATGGGTTCGGAAGCTCATGTGAATACCTGTTACAAGCACTTTTACTATTTCGTCAAAGAGTTCAGCCTCATCGATGTCAAGGAACTGGAGCCGCTG AAGGAAATGACATCAAGGATGTGCCGCTGA